GGCCGGTAATATTCCATTGGCGATTCAAGAGTCAATGGTTTCTTGGGAAATTGCTTGTAGTCACGGATCGCTGCACGTTTATCCTCCAGCTTTTGGTCATAGTCATCCTCGGAATTTGCCTGAGGGAATTCTGAGTGACCACGACGGCGCCAATCTGCTTTACCGGCAATTGCTCGAGGCGCAGACCGTTGCTCTATATCCAAGTCTTCTTGTACCGGATCCCATTGATATTTCGAGGAATGAGCATCATCGATCGATGGCACTCGTCCACGCGGCAGGGAGATACGGTCCGATGTCCCCCAACCATTATGATCACTCAAGACTGATGGCGGGAGAGGGTCAAGGCCGATCGGCCCATCACTCAGCGAGGGGATTTGGGAATCAGTGCTCGACCACGAGTCCTTCGGGGAATCGGGCAATGGTCGCGCAAGAGGGGTGGTCATGTTCGACGAGCTCTCAGCCTCGGGAACCGCCTCCATGACCCCCTTGAACAGCCGACTTTTGACTCTGTCCTGTCGACTATCATCTGGTCGTGGCCTATCCTTGGATGACCTGTCTTTCTGCCCACCTTTTGCTGGATAATCTCTAGCTCTACGTTGAAGTTCTTGGAGAATGGCGAATTTGACAATTCTCCAAGTCTGAGCCAATCTGGCCAGGGAGACCTCATCTGCACATTTAGCGTTATGGTCCAGTGACTCAATCAAAGAGTTCAAGACGTCTGTCTGTGTTCTATGTTCACTGTGCTCATCCATCAAGGGTGTATAGTGGCTTGCCAAATACCGAAATACTGCTGGGTCATTTGTGGCGCCCGCAATACTTGTAATAATTCCCACCTGACTAGGCATCGGGGTTGCGAGTTTGGCTAGTGCTTGTTCTAAAGGAAGCACAGGTATGAAATCCACCACTCCGGGTGGAGTACTGCCCATGGACTTAGATGGCCGAGTCGCAGCCAATTTCGTATGCTGATTCCGAAGGGAAGTGGCCAAAACGGCTTCATCAAATATTTCATCTGCAGGGCTTTGGCTTAGCGATCTTTCGCCAGTGCTatcttcgtcttcctcggGCCCTAGAAATTCGGCGGCATTGACTCCCAGAGGACGTCGCCTGGGCCGTTGTTGACTAAACGCAACAAACTCGCCACTAGGACTCCAGGCCACGGAGCACATCGGACGACGACTGGCCACCGTTGGCGCAAACCGAACGTCGGTCTGAGTAAAGGCCCCGGCCTCGCCGACCGTCCACAAAAGATCCTTAGAGCGCCAGAGAAGATCCGATGTGGGTGAGTCGTACCGATCAAACTCGCGGAATGGAAGATGTGGGCGACGGAGATCCCAAAGGTGAACACGTGGGTCTTCCTTGTCGTAGGACGTGACAACTTGAGACGATTGCCATTCTCCCGAGCCAGGAGATTCACCAACCCAAGAAGGAGGCCTCCATCGCACATTTGTGACCGCCTGGGGCGTCCGGAACTGGAATGCAGGTTTCTGCCGTCGCTCGGCAGATGAAGAAAAGTCCCAGACCTTTACCTGGCGATCCGTGCCACCACTGACAATATGCTTTCCGTCGGGGTGCCAGTCGACTGCGAAGCATGGACGATCGTGAGCGGCGATTTTCATCAGTGGGGCGTTGACCTTTCGATAATCCCACATCTGGATGGCGCCGCTGTCTGAAGCAGTTGCAAAGATTACTCCATCGTTAGGAGACCACCGGACGTCTCGGATGGCATCGCTGTTGCCCTGATACGAATGTTTGCTGCCGCATGTGGGAGATCCTCGATTTGCAGAGGCGGATCGTAGATCCCACATCCGAATGGTGCCGTCTTGACTGCCAGACAGGAGCCaagaaggaagatgaggattAAAGGCAAGCCTATGCACCTGGCGGTTATGACCCTGGAAACGACATAATTGGAGACCGGGCCGCTGTAGGTCATAAACCACAATCCGACCATTCGCGACTGCAGTTGCAATTATCCGGTCATGATTCCCATGTGACCATTTTACATCCTTCACATTCAATTGATCCTTGTGTGGCATTGAAACACCCGCATCGTGGTGGGTAGATGCATAGCTAATGACTGCATTGCGAATGTTGAATTCCTCCGATGAGCGGTCTGGCGAGACCTGGATGGTCTTGAGAATCTCCTTGCCTGCGATAACCGCATGTGTCCGCTCAGGTGAGATGTCCAAAGCCGTGATTGCAATGCCTGTTTTGTGGGTCACAGTCTGCGGTTCTCCTGGTCTTTACAGAAAAATTCGATTAGATGACTGAAGATTCAATTGGCTCAGATGCAATTCCCCGATCACGCTAGCCCCGATGACCAAATGGCGGGGTGGTCACTGCACCAGTGGGAAAACAAATATGGAAACAGAGCAAACCATGGAAGTAGGGGGATTAGAGCGGTGTGAGAAAGCTGCAACACTTACAGTGATTTTGATCTGATCGATCGGGGGCCATTCACACGACTGCTTTGGGGACTATGTGGTCTCGAGCCCAAGAAGAAAGGTTGGGCGAATCTAGCGAGGGCATTGGCAGCGCGATTTGAGTACTTCTGTGgcggagggggaggagggggaggaaCCGGAGATTGCGAACCTGAGAGGTCCGACATCTTTTACAGCCAGGTCTCCATTATGGCACACACGACCACCGAATtggagggagagagaggCGGAGAGTTGGAGGTCGTCGAAAGGCAAGCGGTGAGGGAAAGATCCCTGAGGCACCGACGATCCATGCCTTGCTGTTGTTATCTAAGGAGATTGGACACCCAACGTAGTTATCGGTACAACACAACATCATTTGTAATGTTGATATTCCTTACATATAGGGCACTAGTTACAACATAGGTAGCTGTGTTCTAGGATTTTAATTTCGGAATTTTTGGTTTGTTCTTCAACCCTTTACCTCTTGCAAGCCATCGGGCCTGAAAACACATTAGGAGCGGTCTAGAAGCCAACACATGAGAGGGATCAGATTGGAATGTGATTTTAACGAAGGGCTTTCTCCGAAGTGAACATGTCCAAAGACCAAAATACCTAGTAGGTACTATCTGTAATACCAGAATGCAATTCTGATTTGTCTTACCTTAACCGGGGCTTCGGGATGGACACAAAACACATGGAGAAGATATCCAAGGACATTCTTCGATCATTCACTTACAGACTGTGCGATTATGTACAGATACATGGAGTACTAAC
The nucleotide sequence above comes from Penicillium digitatum chromosome 1, complete sequence. Encoded proteins:
- a CDS encoding WD repeat protein; this encodes MSDLSGSQSPVPPPPPPPPQKYSNRAANALARFAQPFFLGSRPHSPQSSRVNGPRSIRSKSLPGEPQTVTHKTGIAITALDISPERTHAVIAGKEILKTIQVSPDRSSEEFNIRNAVISYASTHHDAGVSMPHKDQLNVKDVKWSHGNHDRIIATAVANGRIVVYDLQRPGLQLCRFQGHNRQVHRLAFNPHLPSWLLSGSQDGTIRMWDLRSASANRGSPTCGSKHSYQGNSDAIRDVRWSPNDGVIFATASDSGAIQMWDYRKVNAPLMKIAAHDRPCFAVDWHPDGKHIVSGGTDRQVKVWDFSSSAERRQKPAFQFRTPQAVTNVRWRPPSWVGESPGSGEWQSSQVVTSYDKEDPRVHLWDLRRPHLPFREFDRYDSPTSDLLWRSKDLLWTVGEAGAFTQTDVRFAPTVASRRPMCSVAWSPSGEFVAFSQQRPRRRPLGVNAAEFLGPEEDEDSTGERSLSQSPADEIFDEAVLATSLRNQHTKLAATRPSKSMGSTPPGVVDFIPVLPLEQALAKLATPMPSQVGIITSIAGATNDPAVFRYLASHYTPLMDEHSEHRTQTDVLNSLIESLDHNAKCADEVSLARLAQTWRIVKFAILQELQRRARDYPAKGGQKDRSSKDRPRPDDSRQDRVKSRLFKGVMEAVPEAESSSNMTTPLARPLPDSPKDSWSSTDSQIPSLSDGPIGLDPLPPSVLSDHNGWGTSDRISLPRGRVPSIDDAHSSKYQWDPVQEDLDIEQRSAPRAIAGKADWRRRGHSEFPQANSEDDYDQKLEDKRAAIRDYKQFPKKPLTLESPMEYYRPPRTDRHGRHDSSESFPMFSTSTDSSHPSKSIGASYSSAGQLEAFKSLDAGQSASALRRGSTLASTREESEDELLDQVVLKTDRLHLERPSSPPPLITESTPLEKQQQPLPPDETPCLGTLPYSTMGGISRVQIPLTPDGTDLNPWGIEAILKESVRYYHSSSSLVDIQAAAHLLHKLHILFRDCKQILPHEECETVFKTYNEHLIRHSMDLEAAELRLFCVSTYPAVYEYAQTDSFINVYCYVCQRPFENPTQDNSRCYRCSTPQAPCSICMSLDPPSEWVPGQQNPPTTSSTLTSPDPNSDTTSNHSAHSSAPTEPLPASEIETFELFTVPRLKGSALWTWCQGCGHGGHLACITTWLGDISSSEGGCATAGCSHDCGPGPRRELNRQALQAESKRRESASRSAGAGLVKRDPWTKSESKAVEKVRGMLGVAGIAAATGGSGAGPVTSTNNTSSPAPVSPGAMSPKRVRLVTPNEQEKESVASARAGPPSRG